In a genomic window of Labilithrix sp.:
- a CDS encoding helix-turn-helix transcriptional regulator yields the protein MSWSLEELAHRSGLSARYLSSVENDKSDPSLSTLSAIGRALGVDPGELLGTRDLSPAAMEAGRAFASLSRDAQRTVLDLMRLLNRRTGRRAT from the coding sequence ATGAGCTGGTCGCTCGAGGAGCTCGCCCATCGATCGGGTCTCTCGGCGCGCTACCTGAGCAGCGTGGAGAACGACAAGTCGGATCCGTCGCTCTCGACGCTGAGCGCGATCGGGCGCGCGCTCGGCGTGGACCCCGGCGAGCTGCTCGGCACGCGCGACCTCTCGCCGGCGGCGATGGAAGCCGGACGTGCGTTCGCCTCCTTGTCGCGCGATGCGCAGCGTACGGTCCTCGACCTGATGCGCCTCCTCAACCGCCGTACCGGCCGACGCGCGACGTAA
- a CDS encoding biotin/lipoyl-binding carrier protein, translating into MANVNAHITGTVWKIEVKEGDTVTEGQTCVILESMKMEMPVEAPQAGKVEKIACSEGQAVNEGDLLLTIV; encoded by the coding sequence ATGGCGAACGTGAACGCACACATCACGGGGACGGTCTGGAAGATCGAGGTGAAGGAGGGGGACACCGTGACCGAGGGCCAGACCTGCGTCATCCTCGAGTCGATGAAGATGGAGATGCCGGTCGAGGCGCCGCAGGCGGGCAAGGTCGAAAAGATCGCATGTTCCGAGGGCCAGGCGGTCAACGAGGGCGATCTTCTCCTCACGATCGTGTGA
- the pyrF gene encoding orotidine-5'-phosphate decarboxylase — protein MSSPVAFALDLPSLAEARDAAREVAPAVGMVKVGLELFVQAGPEAVKIGREVERPVFLDLKLHDIPETVERAVAQASNLGARLVTVHASGGRAMLRRAVKRAETEGGTLAICAVTILTSLDDGDLDDVGINVTRRVAPFNPAAIREAAPAPAKEPSRASLAALGLAELAYEEGVRWFVCSAAEVASLRAKLGPGATIVTPGIRPADASAGDQKRVATPEQAMKDGADWLVVGRPIRDAANRLEAARAIAEAAAAARAS, from the coding sequence ATGTCCTCACCGGTCGCTTTTGCTTTGGACCTCCCTAGCCTCGCGGAGGCGCGCGACGCTGCGCGGGAGGTCGCGCCCGCGGTCGGGATGGTGAAGGTCGGCCTCGAGCTGTTCGTGCAGGCCGGCCCCGAGGCGGTGAAGATCGGGCGCGAGGTCGAGCGGCCCGTCTTCCTCGATCTCAAGCTCCACGACATCCCCGAGACGGTGGAGCGCGCGGTGGCGCAGGCCTCGAACCTCGGCGCGCGGCTCGTCACCGTGCACGCGAGCGGCGGGCGCGCGATGTTGCGGCGCGCGGTGAAGCGCGCGGAGACCGAGGGCGGGACGCTCGCGATCTGCGCGGTGACGATCCTCACGTCGCTCGACGACGGCGACCTCGACGACGTCGGCATCAACGTCACGCGCCGCGTCGCGCCGTTCAACCCCGCCGCGATCCGCGAGGCCGCCCCCGCGCCCGCGAAGGAGCCGTCGCGCGCGAGCCTCGCCGCGCTCGGCCTCGCCGAGCTCGCGTACGAAGAGGGCGTCCGCTGGTTCGTGTGCAGCGCGGCCGAGGTCGCGTCGCTCCGCGCGAAGCTCGGGCCCGGCGCGACGATCGTGACGCCCGGCATTCGTCCCGCCGACGCGAGCGCGGGCGATCAGAAGCGCGTCGCGACGCCCGAGCAGGCGATGAAGGACGGCGCCGACTGGCTCGTCGTCGGCCGCCCCATTCGCGACGCGGCGAACCGCCTGGAGGCCGCGCGCGCGATCGCCGAAGCCGCCGCCGCCGCACGCGCATCATGA
- the rlmB gene encoding 23S rRNA (guanosine(2251)-2'-O)-methyltransferase RlmB produces MSRLVTGLQPVREAIRVHGERLERVLVEERGGPQIEAVARFATDRGATVVRVPRGELDSRSKGARHQGAIAYAPDLALVELEDLIADLARLRVIVALDEIEDPQNFGAVIRSSVALGAGAIVWPEHHSAPLSPATFRASAGAVEHAKLCRVSSLGSALERLHAAGVRSIGLDANADKVIADVPVDGPLLLVVGAEGKGLRKPIKRACSELARLPMSGAIDSLNASVAAGIALYDLIRRQDPA; encoded by the coding sequence GTGAGCCGCCTCGTCACCGGCCTTCAGCCGGTCCGGGAGGCGATCCGCGTCCATGGCGAGCGCCTCGAGCGCGTGCTGGTGGAGGAGCGCGGCGGCCCCCAGATCGAAGCGGTCGCGCGCTTCGCGACGGATCGCGGCGCGACGGTGGTGCGCGTCCCGCGCGGCGAGCTCGACTCGCGGTCGAAGGGCGCGCGCCATCAAGGCGCGATCGCGTACGCGCCCGATCTCGCGCTCGTGGAGCTCGAGGACCTCATCGCCGACCTCGCGCGCCTCCGCGTCATCGTCGCGCTCGACGAGATCGAGGACCCGCAGAACTTCGGCGCGGTGATCCGCTCCTCCGTCGCCCTCGGCGCGGGCGCGATCGTCTGGCCCGAGCACCACTCGGCGCCGCTCTCTCCCGCGACGTTCCGCGCGTCGGCCGGCGCGGTCGAACACGCGAAGCTTTGCCGCGTGAGCTCCCTCGGCTCGGCGCTGGAGCGGCTCCATGCGGCAGGAGTGCGGTCGATCGGCCTCGACGCGAACGCCGACAAGGTCATCGCCGACGTCCCGGTCGACGGGCCCCTCCTCCTCGTCGTCGGCGCGGAGGGAAAAGGCCTGCGAAAACCGATCAAACGCGCCTGTTCCGAGCTCGCGCGCCTGCCCATGAGCGGCGCGATCGACTCCCTGAACGCCTCGGTCGCGGCCGGAATCGCCCTCTACGACCTGATCCGGCGCCAAGATCCAGCTTGA
- a CDS encoding crotonase/enoyl-CoA hydratase family protein — protein sequence MSADSVRTEKNGTVTTIVLARPAVKNAVDRAAAEALSQAFREFDADPASHVAVLYGEGGVFCAGADLSGVAKGLSHANRVSPEGDGPLGPTRMFLSKPVIAAVEGHAVAGGLELSLLCDLRVADETAVFGVFCRRFGVPLIDGGTVRLPRLIGLSRALDLILTGRAVDAEEALAIGLANRVVPKGTARAAAEELAAQIAAFPQRTMRGDRRSAYESLALPLDRAIANEFAIGLESLASGEAVAGATSFKSGKGRHGTFGD from the coding sequence GTGAGCGCGGACTCCGTCCGGACCGAAAAAAACGGGACGGTCACGACGATCGTCCTCGCGCGGCCGGCGGTGAAGAACGCCGTCGACCGCGCCGCCGCGGAGGCCCTTTCGCAGGCTTTTCGCGAATTCGACGCTGATCCCGCTTCGCACGTCGCCGTCCTCTACGGGGAGGGCGGCGTGTTCTGCGCGGGGGCCGATCTGAGCGGCGTCGCGAAGGGGCTCTCGCACGCGAACCGAGTCTCGCCGGAAGGCGACGGACCGCTCGGGCCGACGCGGATGTTCCTCTCGAAGCCGGTGATCGCGGCGGTGGAGGGCCACGCCGTTGCGGGCGGGCTCGAGCTGTCGCTGCTCTGCGACCTGCGCGTCGCGGACGAGACCGCCGTATTCGGTGTATTCTGCAGGCGTTTCGGCGTCCCCCTCATCGACGGCGGGACGGTGCGCCTCCCGCGCCTCATCGGCCTCTCGCGCGCGCTCGACCTGATCCTCACCGGCCGCGCGGTGGACGCCGAGGAGGCCCTCGCGATCGGGCTCGCGAACCGCGTCGTCCCGAAGGGCACCGCGCGCGCGGCGGCGGAGGAGCTCGCGGCGCAGATCGCGGCGTTCCCGCAGCGTACGATGCGCGGCGATCGCCGGAGCGCGTACGAGTCCCTCGCCCTCCCGCTCGATCGCGCCATCGCGAACGAGTTCGCGATCGGCCTCGAGTCACTCGCGAGCGGCGAAGCGGTCGCCGGCGCGACCTCGTTCAAGAGCGGCAAGGGCCGGCACGGCACCTTCGGCGACTGA
- a CDS encoding serine protease, whose translation MVATVAVGCSSAVTEPDEKGDTASLIVGGTAASIEAWPGMAQLETAQGPQCGATLIAPEWVVSAAHCFNVGQRNGGWTRVAFGRQNSNAGGGEVVTVAQAFQHQQYSDATMNNDIALIKLSRPVTRQPAKVMTASDWATLGKAGTQLTVVGWGATREGGNMVADLRQVTVPLIGNAECASMNIAGATLGEKMLCAGFPNGGRDACQGDSGGPLFMPVGGTPVQVGIVSFGEGCARANAPGIYTQIAGYYDWINQNTNNALGPATPPPTQPTTPDSTTSNDTEESPVETQPTNTGDVDTTTGDVDEPTGSSDDDEDDEDEPTPKPKKKKKKSARSAAYQTQGCAMTTGLPTTGSAGSAAGLLLLGVALVHRRRRAS comes from the coding sequence GTGGTTGCCACTGTCGCCGTCGGTTGCTCGAGCGCCGTCACCGAGCCGGACGAGAAGGGCGACACCGCTTCGCTCATCGTCGGCGGCACCGCGGCGAGCATCGAGGCGTGGCCGGGCATGGCGCAGCTCGAGACGGCGCAGGGTCCGCAGTGCGGCGCGACCCTCATCGCGCCGGAGTGGGTCGTCTCCGCTGCGCACTGCTTCAACGTCGGGCAGCGGAACGGCGGTTGGACGCGCGTCGCGTTCGGTCGCCAGAACAGCAACGCCGGCGGCGGCGAGGTCGTCACCGTCGCGCAGGCGTTCCAGCACCAGCAGTACAGCGACGCGACGATGAACAACGACATCGCGCTCATCAAGCTCTCGCGCCCGGTGACGCGTCAGCCGGCGAAGGTCATGACCGCGTCCGACTGGGCGACGCTCGGCAAGGCCGGCACGCAGCTCACCGTCGTCGGCTGGGGCGCGACGCGCGAAGGCGGCAACATGGTGGCGGACCTCCGCCAGGTCACCGTCCCGCTCATCGGCAACGCGGAGTGCGCGAGCATGAACATCGCGGGCGCGACGCTCGGTGAGAAGATGCTCTGCGCGGGCTTCCCGAACGGCGGCCGCGACGCGTGCCAGGGCGACAGCGGCGGCCCGCTCTTCATGCCGGTCGGCGGCACGCCGGTGCAGGTCGGCATCGTCAGCTTCGGCGAAGGCTGCGCGCGCGCGAACGCGCCGGGCATCTACACGCAGATCGCGGGCTACTACGATTGGATCAACCAGAACACGAACAACGCGCTCGGTCCGGCGACGCCCCCGCCGACGCAGCCGACGACGCCCGACAGCACGACGTCGAACGACACGGAGGAGTCTCCGGTCGAGACGCAGCCGACCAACACGGGCGACGTCGACACGACCACGGGCGACGTCGACGAGCCGACCGGCAGCAGCGACGACGACGAGGACGACGAGGACGAGCCCACCCCGAAGCCGAAGAAAAAGAAGAAGAAGTCAGCGCGCTCCGCGGCCTACCAGACGCAGGGCTGCGCGATGACGACGGGCCTCCCGACCACCGGCAGCGCCGGCTCCGCAGCGGGCCTCCTCCTCCTCGGCGTCGCGCTCGTCCACCGCCGCCGCCGCGCGAGCTGA
- a CDS encoding DUF4388 domain-containing protein codes for MASDRDDLLRIDGTGTVHPLGRVASQQLRPRAGEWRLIASPRDLIIARSMSSGDAVLKLAGEIRTPGALSDIVALAAQSQWIGELIVLAEAGTRSFYFDHGSVIHASTTVAEERIGETLYRFGVLTREQLEKVVMTSAETNKRLGETAIDLGMVPADTLYAMMARQVEEIFYSAVQVSEGAFYFFDRYEEKNIIRRHNLNAGGLLMEAARRMDEMRFFREKIPNDSFIPVPVPGRKPPDELAEVFGKMDGVKSIADIGRAIGQLEFEITRASFQLVAGGCAYVIAPRPRGPEAIVEAFNPALAAIHEKCDEAGKGPELREGLARFATGGGVYDPLFMGAGPASVDGTLKPTRIASNIAMLAGDDPDAWLVGLMNDYVGFALFQAESLLPRDAQAALTQQVMELLKPLRPLLEPAPFSRGAA; via the coding sequence ATGGCCTCGGATCGCGACGACCTGTTGCGCATCGACGGGACCGGGACGGTTCATCCGCTCGGGCGCGTCGCGAGCCAGCAGCTGCGTCCGCGGGCGGGGGAGTGGCGCCTCATCGCGTCGCCGCGCGATCTCATCATCGCGCGGAGCATGAGCAGCGGCGACGCGGTGCTCAAGCTCGCGGGCGAGATCCGCACGCCGGGCGCGCTCTCGGACATCGTCGCGCTCGCGGCGCAGTCGCAATGGATCGGCGAGCTCATCGTCCTCGCGGAGGCGGGCACGCGCTCGTTCTACTTCGATCACGGCTCCGTCATCCACGCGTCGACGACGGTGGCGGAGGAGCGCATCGGCGAGACGCTCTATCGCTTCGGCGTCCTCACGCGCGAGCAGCTCGAGAAGGTCGTCATGACGAGCGCCGAGACGAACAAGCGCCTCGGCGAGACCGCGATCGACCTCGGGATGGTCCCCGCCGACACGCTCTACGCGATGATGGCGCGGCAGGTGGAGGAGATCTTCTACTCCGCGGTCCAGGTCAGCGAAGGCGCGTTCTACTTCTTCGATCGCTACGAAGAGAAGAACATCATCCGCCGTCACAACCTCAACGCGGGCGGCCTCCTGATGGAGGCGGCGCGGCGCATGGATGAGATGCGGTTCTTCCGCGAGAAGATCCCGAACGACAGCTTCATCCCGGTGCCGGTGCCGGGGCGCAAGCCGCCCGACGAGCTCGCCGAGGTCTTCGGCAAGATGGACGGCGTGAAGAGCATCGCCGACATCGGCCGCGCGATCGGGCAGCTCGAGTTCGAGATCACGCGCGCGTCGTTCCAGCTCGTCGCCGGCGGCTGCGCGTACGTCATCGCCCCGCGCCCGCGCGGACCGGAGGCGATCGTCGAGGCGTTCAACCCGGCGCTCGCGGCGATCCACGAGAAGTGCGACGAGGCGGGGAAGGGGCCCGAGCTCCGCGAGGGCCTCGCGCGCTTCGCGACCGGCGGCGGCGTCTACGATCCGCTCTTCATGGGCGCGGGCCCGGCCTCGGTCGACGGCACCCTGAAGCCGACCCGCATCGCGAGCAACATCGCGATGCTCGCGGGCGACGATCCCGACGCCTGGCTCGTCGGCCTCATGAACGACTACGTCGGCTTCGCGCTCTTCCAGGCCGAGTCGCTCCTCCCGCGCGACGCCCAGGCCGCGCTCACGCAGCAGGTGATGGAGCTCTTGAAGCCCCTCCGCCCGCTGCTCGAGCCCGCGCCCTTCTCCCGCGGCGCGGCGTAG
- a CDS encoding polymer-forming cytoskeletal protein: MSNLSSATEKRTLVEEGTTFKGSMSSTCPVLVKGGIEGDVQAPSLTVAGSGTVSGKVKAGELKSEGSLAGEFDVEKIQLSGSVKDNTIIRAKSLEVKLSSTAGKMQVVFGETELEVGEQPTREKAAAKDAKEGDKSDNGKSVPPPAES; the protein is encoded by the coding sequence ATGAGCAACCTGAGTTCGGCGACCGAAAAACGTACGCTGGTCGAAGAGGGGACCACGTTCAAAGGTTCCATGTCCTCGACCTGCCCCGTCCTCGTGAAGGGCGGGATCGAAGGAGACGTGCAGGCACCGTCGCTGACGGTCGCCGGGAGCGGCACCGTCTCGGGCAAGGTGAAGGCGGGTGAGCTGAAGAGCGAGGGCTCGCTCGCGGGCGAGTTCGACGTGGAGAAGATCCAGCTGTCGGGCTCGGTGAAGGACAACACGATCATCCGCGCGAAGTCGCTCGAGGTGAAGCTGTCCTCCACCGCCGGCAAGATGCAGGTCGTCTTCGGCGAGACCGAATTAGAGGTTGGGGAGCAGCCGACCCGAGAAAAAGCGGCTGCGAAGGACGCGAAGGAAGGCGACAAGAGCGACAACGGCAAGAGCGTCCCGCCGCCTGCCGAGAGCTGA
- a CDS encoding pentapeptide repeat-containing protein, with protein MAELTADAVVSKVKRGEKIDRADLSGINLANAILEGASFRRCDMVGANLEGAKLRNANLKSANLCEAFLSGADLRDANLDNADLEGANLQRAQLAGANLSRANLEGANLQGANLSGARLTHAQLDLANLGGADVAGAVLTHADLGECYLGAVKMMKAELTNANLNDSNLEDGDFTGATLADAQMRGIKARGVKLVGAVLSKVDLGKANLANADLTNADLRNATLTDAKLEGANLTGAKVHGLTAKGAQLSGIKADWLDNSPNADGSVRVAAGQVQGVLSGELPRTPAAAVHEARAANHRFFGRGDVLRNASLQFDEGATVEIESLFESCTIALGRGTELLIGAEGMLAGCQITGAGNITIKGKFFDTLDGKPAGKKQSGPAIVGAHSLVISSTGAMVGAVQQPAENTRFAFEPGCQLRMKITKSNTPAESGGGNGSGGGKGKR; from the coding sequence ATGGCCGAGCTCACCGCGGATGCCGTCGTCAGCAAAGTCAAACGCGGCGAGAAGATCGATCGCGCGGATCTCTCCGGCATCAACCTCGCGAACGCCATCCTCGAAGGCGCGAGCTTCCGTCGTTGCGACATGGTCGGCGCCAACCTCGAAGGCGCGAAGCTCCGCAACGCGAACCTGAAGAGCGCGAACCTCTGCGAGGCGTTCCTCTCCGGCGCGGACCTGCGCGACGCGAACCTGGACAACGCGGACCTCGAAGGCGCGAACCTCCAGCGCGCGCAGCTCGCGGGCGCGAACCTGTCGCGCGCCAACCTCGAAGGCGCGAACCTCCAGGGAGCGAACCTCTCCGGCGCGCGCCTCACCCACGCCCAGCTCGATCTCGCGAACCTCGGCGGCGCCGACGTCGCCGGCGCCGTCCTCACGCACGCAGATCTCGGCGAGTGCTACCTCGGCGCCGTCAAGATGATGAAGGCGGAGCTGACGAACGCCAACCTCAACGACTCGAACCTCGAGGACGGCGACTTCACCGGCGCGACGCTCGCCGACGCGCAGATGCGCGGGATCAAGGCGCGCGGCGTGAAGCTCGTCGGCGCGGTGCTCTCGAAGGTCGACCTCGGCAAGGCGAACCTCGCCAACGCCGACCTCACCAACGCGGACCTCCGCAACGCGACGCTCACCGACGCGAAGCTCGAAGGCGCGAACCTCACCGGCGCGAAGGTCCACGGCCTCACCGCGAAGGGCGCGCAGCTCTCCGGCATCAAGGCGGACTGGCTCGACAACAGCCCGAACGCCGACGGCTCCGTCCGCGTCGCGGCGGGCCAGGTGCAGGGCGTGCTCTCCGGCGAGCTGCCGCGCACGCCGGCGGCGGCGGTGCACGAGGCGCGCGCCGCGAACCACCGCTTCTTCGGCCGCGGCGACGTGCTCCGCAACGCGTCGCTCCAGTTCGACGAGGGCGCGACGGTCGAGATCGAGAGCCTCTTCGAGTCGTGCACGATCGCGCTCGGTCGCGGCACCGAGCTCCTCATCGGCGCGGAGGGCATGCTGGCCGGGTGCCAGATCACCGGCGCGGGCAACATCACGATCAAGGGGAAGTTCTTCGACACGCTCGACGGCAAGCCGGCGGGCAAGAAGCAGAGCGGGCCGGCGATCGTCGGCGCGCACTCGCTCGTCATCTCGTCGACGGGCGCCATGGTTGGAGCGGTGCAGCAGCCGGCCGAGAACACGCGGTTCGCGTTCGAGCCCGGCTGTCAGCTCCGCATGAAGATCACGAAGTCGAATACGCCGGCCGAGAGCGGTGGCGGCAATGGTTCCGGCGGCGGTAAGGGCAAAAGGTAG
- the dnaE gene encoding DNA polymerase III subunit alpha, with translation MSEFVHLHVHSQYSMLDGALKVKNLCKLVQKQGMNAVALTDHGNMFGAISFYKTAKDAGIKSILGAELEVVVNGHGHHLPLLAATEEGYKNLVALVSRGYVEPDPGGPPGVPCVPLSALDGKTKGLIGLTGCMGGLVAQSILEQGPEAGAKMLGQLKEMFEPGSLYVELQDHGLPEQPILKGILKDLAKRWDLPLVATNDVHYGTKDDADANLFLTCIKTGRSFEEAKERHHGSHEMFLKTPAEMSAAFPDEPEAIKATLEIAEKCQLKLKLGNPMLPSFGVPEGMDEPTYFRKVAADGLEARFAEFEAVGKTVDKDAYRKRLAWEADVICQMKFPGYFLIVWDFIRFGKENGVPVGPGRGSGAGSIVAYAMRITDLDPIPFNLLFERFLNPERVSMPDFDVDFCMDKRERVIQYVQKKYGETSVGQIATFAELKAKSVIKDVARALAIPPFEAQQVASLIPNKTPAETYTITESLGIEPKLKARYETEPKIKQLLDEAIKLEGLTRHAGKHAAGIVISEGPLWDHVPVFKDGKSEGFITQYYKDDVEQAGLVKFDFLGLKTLTVIDIAQARIHARPDQQGKEGKDKFDINTIGLDDRASYQLMASGETKGVFQLESSGMQQLFKDLQPDAFEDIVAAVALYRPGPLGTGMVKDFVDCKHGRKPIAQMHDKVDHILVPTYGVIVYQEQVMQIAQALAGYSLGGADLLRRAMGKKKPEEMAKQKGIFVEGSLNNGVTEEDADRIFGLLEYFAGYGFNKSHSAAYALITYQTAFLKAHYPAELLCGIMTSDKEKIDKVVRTIADARAMGVTVLPPDVNESDIDFKVVYTHPNGDKKIPRNAKSSVARDRCGPQIRFGLGAVRGLGGAALEALLEARKEGGPFVDLFDFASRVDAKRVNKGVFEALVQCGAFDSTLASRGITRADAFESIDIALERSRAASRDRERGQTNLFGLFDAAPPKTANGGAPAAGGYKRAEPWDRREMLVREQKALGFFVSGHPLERYVRGTGGLAKLDAVPINSLSTMKDWALVKVVGTVEGYRERIFKDGGGKVAFLELEDLTGRVTCKVRGNQIDQLAPTLTSGEPVLLTAKVSFPRRDDGEDDGAEEGPREPTLFINEATLLSESVKRDTKAVAIRLLAEKTTPAHLDRMAAVLGKSEGNCPVSLVLAMKDGAEALLSLGRDFRVEVSDEVLSGLEKIFGEQVAELR, from the coding sequence ATGAGCGAGTTCGTTCACCTGCACGTCCATTCGCAGTACTCGATGCTGGACGGCGCGCTGAAGGTGAAGAACCTCTGCAAGCTCGTCCAGAAGCAGGGGATGAACGCGGTCGCGCTGACCGATCACGGCAACATGTTCGGCGCGATCTCCTTCTACAAGACGGCGAAGGACGCGGGCATCAAGTCGATCCTCGGCGCCGAGCTCGAGGTGGTCGTGAACGGCCACGGCCACCACCTGCCGCTGCTCGCGGCGACGGAGGAGGGCTACAAGAACCTCGTCGCGCTCGTGTCGCGCGGCTACGTCGAGCCCGATCCGGGCGGCCCTCCCGGCGTCCCGTGCGTGCCGCTGTCCGCGCTCGACGGCAAGACGAAGGGCCTCATCGGCCTCACCGGCTGCATGGGCGGGCTCGTCGCGCAGAGCATCCTCGAGCAAGGCCCGGAGGCGGGCGCGAAGATGCTCGGGCAGCTCAAGGAGATGTTCGAGCCGGGCTCGCTCTACGTCGAGCTGCAGGACCACGGTCTCCCCGAGCAGCCGATCCTGAAGGGCATCCTCAAGGACCTCGCGAAGCGCTGGGACCTCCCGCTCGTCGCGACGAACGACGTCCACTACGGCACGAAGGACGACGCGGACGCGAACCTCTTCTTGACGTGCATCAAGACCGGGCGCTCGTTCGAGGAGGCGAAGGAGCGGCACCACGGCTCGCACGAGATGTTCCTCAAGACGCCGGCGGAGATGAGCGCGGCGTTCCCCGACGAGCCGGAGGCGATCAAGGCGACGCTCGAGATCGCCGAGAAGTGCCAGCTGAAGCTGAAGCTCGGCAACCCGATGCTCCCCTCCTTCGGCGTCCCGGAGGGGATGGACGAGCCGACCTACTTCCGCAAGGTCGCGGCCGACGGGCTCGAGGCGCGCTTCGCCGAGTTCGAGGCGGTCGGCAAGACCGTCGACAAGGACGCGTACCGGAAGCGCCTCGCCTGGGAGGCGGACGTCATCTGCCAGATGAAGTTCCCGGGCTACTTCCTCATCGTCTGGGACTTCATCCGGTTCGGGAAAGAGAACGGGGTCCCGGTCGGCCCCGGCCGCGGCTCCGGCGCCGGCTCCATCGTCGCGTACGCGATGCGGATCACGGACCTCGATCCGATCCCGTTCAACCTCCTCTTCGAGCGCTTCCTCAACCCCGAGCGCGTCTCGATGCCCGACTTCGACGTCGACTTCTGCATGGACAAGCGCGAGCGCGTCATCCAGTACGTGCAGAAGAAATACGGCGAGACGAGCGTCGGCCAGATCGCGACCTTCGCCGAGCTGAAGGCGAAGAGCGTCATCAAGGACGTCGCGCGCGCGCTCGCGATCCCGCCGTTCGAGGCGCAGCAGGTCGCCTCGCTGATCCCGAACAAGACGCCGGCGGAGACGTACACGATCACGGAGAGCCTCGGCATCGAGCCGAAGCTGAAGGCGCGCTACGAGACCGAGCCGAAGATCAAGCAGCTCCTCGACGAGGCGATCAAGCTCGAGGGCCTCACGCGCCATGCCGGCAAGCACGCGGCCGGCATCGTCATCAGCGAGGGCCCGCTCTGGGACCACGTCCCGGTCTTCAAGGACGGCAAGAGCGAAGGCTTCATCACGCAGTACTACAAGGACGACGTCGAGCAGGCGGGCCTCGTCAAGTTCGACTTCCTCGGCCTGAAGACGCTCACCGTCATCGACATCGCGCAGGCGCGCATCCACGCGCGCCCCGACCAGCAAGGAAAAGAGGGCAAGGACAAGTTCGACATCAACACGATCGGCCTCGACGACCGCGCGAGCTACCAGCTGATGGCGTCGGGCGAGACGAAGGGCGTGTTCCAGCTCGAGTCGAGCGGCATGCAGCAGCTCTTCAAGGACCTGCAGCCGGACGCGTTCGAGGACATCGTCGCGGCGGTGGCGCTCTACCGCCCGGGCCCGCTCGGCACCGGCATGGTGAAGGACTTCGTCGACTGCAAGCACGGCCGGAAGCCCATCGCGCAGATGCACGACAAGGTCGACCACATCCTGGTCCCGACCTACGGCGTCATCGTCTACCAGGAGCAGGTCATGCAGATCGCGCAGGCGCTCGCGGGCTACTCCCTCGGCGGCGCCGACCTCCTCCGCCGCGCGATGGGCAAGAAGAAGCCCGAGGAGATGGCCAAACAAAAGGGCATCTTCGTCGAGGGCTCCCTGAACAACGGCGTCACGGAGGAGGACGCAGACAGGATTTTCGGGCTACTCGAGTATTTCGCGGGTTACGGGTTTAATAAGAGTCACAGCGCCGCGTACGCGCTGATCACGTACCAGACCGCGTTCCTGAAGGCGCATTACCCCGCGGAGCTGCTCTGCGGGATCATGACGTCGGACAAGGAGAAGATCGACAAGGTCGTCCGCACGATCGCCGACGCGCGCGCGATGGGCGTCACCGTGCTCCCGCCCGACGTGAACGAGAGCGACATCGATTTCAAGGTCGTCTACACGCATCCGAACGGGGACAAGAAGATCCCTCGCAACGCGAAGAGCAGCGTCGCGCGCGATCGGTGCGGGCCGCAGATCCGGTTCGGGCTCGGGGCGGTGCGCGGGCTCGGCGGCGCCGCGCTCGAGGCGCTGCTCGAGGCGCGGAAGGAAGGCGGGCCGTTCGTCGACCTCTTCGACTTCGCGTCGCGCGTCGACGCGAAGCGCGTGAACAAAGGCGTGTTCGAGGCGCTCGTGCAGTGCGGGGCGTTCGACTCCACCCTCGCGTCGCGCGGCATCACGCGCGCGGACGCGTTCGAGTCGATCGACATCGCGCTCGAGCGGTCGCGCGCGGCGAGCCGCGACCGCGAGCGCGGGCAGACCAACCTCTTCGGGCTCTTCGACGCCGCGCCGCCGAAGACCGCGAACGGGGGCGCCCCCGCGGCCGGCGGCTACAAACGCGCCGAGCCGTGGGACCGGCGCGAGATGCTCGTGCGCGAGCAGAAGGCCCTCGGCTTCTTCGTCTCCGGGCACCCGCTCGAGCGGTACGTGCGCGGGACGGGCGGGCTCGCGAAGCTCGACGCGGTGCCGATCAACTCGCTCTCGACGATGAAAGACTGGGCGCTCGTGAAGGTCGTCGGCACGGTGGAGGGCTACCGCGAGCGCATCTTCAAGGACGGCGGAGGCAAGGTCGCGTTCCTCGAGCTCGAGGACCTCACCGGCCGCGTCACGTGCAAGGTGCGCGGCAACCAGATCGATCAGCTCGCGCCGACGCTCACGAGCGGCGAGCCGGTGCTCCTCACCGCCAAGGTCAGCTTCCCGCGGCGCGACGACGGCGAGGACGACGGCGCGGAGGAAGGTCCGCGCGAGCCGACGCTCTTCATCAACGAGGCGACGCTCCTCTCCGAGTCCGTCAAGCGAGATACGAAGGCGGTCGCCATTCGGCTGCTCGCCGAGAAGACGACGCCGGCCCACCTCGACCGCATGGCGGCCGTCCTCGGCAAGTCGGAGGGGAATTGTCCCGTGTCGCTGGTCCTCGCGATGAAAGACGGCGCCGAGGCGCTGCTCTCGCTCGGCCGGGATTTCCGGGTCGAAGTCAGCGACGAAGTCCTCTCCGGCCTCGAGAAGATCTTCGGCGAGCAGGTCGCCGAGCTTCGTTAG